DNA from Leptolyngbya sp. FACHB-261:
GCAGCTGAGGCACCAGCAACAGCAGTCATGGCACTCTGAGCACATGCGTTCATCTTTAACCTACTCGCCGAGGTGCAGATCCTCAACGAAGAGTTAGCTCTGTAACTCAAACTTTGGTGCAGTTCAGTAGAGCCAAACTCATAGAGCGGCCGATTACCTTCATGCAGGAAGTGCTCCTACCCAATCAAGGTAGGAGCTAGCAAAAGCCCTATGCGATGGACGTTGGCCAGGGGTCAGGTTCAAACATCTCTAACAGCGGCTGGGTAACGGACATTTTGATGTCGATCTCACGCCACTGATAACTGATGTAGTTGGGATACTGGCTCTGTAGCCAGGTCTTGATGGCCTCAGTAGTCCAGTCAATGCCAGCCTCGATCAGAATGTTGAACGGTGGAATTTGCTTGTTCTTGTGGGCAACGCGGCAGGCCCAGAGCTTGTGAGGTGCGCGGCCATCAACAGACTCTCTAGCAGGTTGATCTGCTTGTGCAATCATAGATTTACTCCTCTGTGAGTGCCCTTCGGTAGTGATTTCCCGTCCCTTACCGAGGGGCCTATCATTTACATCTCCATGCTAGCATTGTTTGTGCACAATGTGCACTAGAAGGAATTCTAAATGCTTGCACAAAGGGAAGTTAGAGCCGAACACTTAGAACTGGTGGTCCGGTATATCAAGTCAGTCCCGCCGCCCCCTCGAATGGAACCGAGCGAATTCATGGCACGGTGGGCTATCACCCAAGAGCAACTGGCAGACCTCTTAGGTGTTTCTAGAAGCGCAGTTGCTCATTGGTTCAGTGCCCTGGACAGCAAGCATAAGCGCAACCCACCGGAATCCGTAAAGAGGCAGTTAGCGGAGATCAATGCTCTCTGGAGCCTCTATGAGAACGAGCCAGAGCATCTGAGGCAAGCTTGGGAAGCAAGAAGGCTTAGGATTCTGAAGGCATCATCTCCACCTCCTGATGGTCCGTCTTGACTTCAAATTCGTAAATTCTCATTGCACATTGTGCACAAATTTCTTGCCCTTCAGCCATGAAGGGCTTTTTGATGGTTATTAAGCGATGGGTTCAGTTGAAGTCCCCGTCCGGGAAAGTTCAGGTTCCGCACCTCAATCCAACCGGGACAGGACCTAAAGGGAACCCAAAAAGGACACAAATCATGCGAGACAAACTGGGCCCATGAGGAGTGCACACGTTCAAGGCGAAATTCTACATACACCTAGAACTCTGGCTAAGCAGCTCGGAATTACTGAACGAAGCCTGAACCGTCTCGTCCGCCAGCTCCGTCTCTCCCGACCACCGCGAGGTGGGCATCTAAGCGCCACCGCTCAATGCATCTTGCAGGAATACTGGGAAGCCGTGCATGAGCTGCGGTTACTGAATAAGGACAAGTACATCACTGAGGTCCTTGGCAGAAAGGACGGGCTGAACCTTTATGTCCAGCGTGTGTATCGCATGACCCTCGAAGAGTACAAGCAAACAATTAAAGGCAAAACTCATGAGCACCCCTAACGAGTTAGCACATGAACTTGACATTGATGCAAGCGAGATCCACACCCTTCTGACCCGACTGAGAATGCCCATTTCTGAAGAACTGACTCCAGAACAGGAGGACTTAATTCGTATGGCGAAGGTGGATGCAGACGAACGAGGCGTTAGCCTTCTTGACGTCGTGCCAGAAATTAACCCACCCGAAGCTCAATCCTCTGATTCTGCTCCTGCCAGCAACAGCAGTAACTCGTTTCTGACTCTGGAGCAAAGCGCCTCTGCATCTGTCCATGCAGCATCGGGAGCGAGCGATGCCCTAGCTCAATCTTTTGCTGATGAATTTTGGGCAGATGTTTGGACCAAAACCCATGGCCTGATCCGCAGTCCCCAAAGTGTTGAACTGCCCCGCGCTTCCGCTGCTTTCCAGCAGATGGTTGAAAGCATTCGGGGGGAGTTACAGACGGGGGTGACGCTGCTGGGAGGCTACCACTTGCAGGGCATGCAGGCAGCTCAGGCCTTGAAGAGGTCATCGATGCAGCCGTTACCCGAGTCTGGACAGGCCTAAAGTCGCGAGCAGGGCAGATTGCGAGCCAGGGCACCGTGGTTGCCCTCTCCTGCCTAATTTGCCTGATGCTGGGGCGGCTCTATCGCTTGCCCCTCAGAATCACTGTGCCTTTAGCCCTCTGCACTGCACTGCTTTTACTCGACGACAAACCGAGATCGAAATCCCACTCCCTTCAACCCGAGTTCCAACAGGAGCCACAACATGACCCTCAACCTCTCTCTCCCTTGCCTGACGCCTCGTCCTCCTCTGCACAATTGCCTCTCCCATCTCTGCCAGAAAACGCTCAAGCGCATCCTCCCACTTCTATACTGCCAAAACTGGCTGGAAGCTCGCTCCAAAGCGCTGCGATTGGGACTGTTATGGGCGATTGCTCTGCTCAGCTTTCAAGCTTGTTGCTGGGGTGCCCCGCTGGTCCTGACCCAGATAGTGATGAGTACCGCCATGCTTGCCGTCACCAAAGGGAGCGGGCTTAGAGCACTGGGGGCATGGGCATGAGCGCTCTACAAGTGCGCTACCAGGCAGCAATGGTGTTCCTGCTCTCTACCCTGCTCACCCCAGCTCTGATTGCAGGCGTAGGAGCCGTGCGCGGCTACAACTTTGCCTCAATCGGCTTTCTGACTGCTTTGGGATTAGTGGGAGGTGCAGGCAACGGTCTAGTCTGCTGGTGGTTTTTGCAGCGCCAGGAGAACACTCTCAAACTTCTCAAACCGCTGCCTGAATCGAAGTTTCGGCGTGAAGCTGTGGAGGACCGTTCGCGATGAGTGAACCGGCTGAAGATCTAAAGACCCCAACCACTCGTGCTCCCTGGCACCTGTTCTGGATTACTCAAGGACTGTTGCGAGGGGCTGCTTGGGCTCAAGCGAACCCTAAGCGCGCAGTCCTAGGTTTAGCCTTTGTGGTGCTCAGCGTCCAAACCCTCGGGCAAGTGAAACAAGCTCCCCCGGCCCAGGACCAGGAACCCATCGTTGCGCCAGAGGCGAA
Protein-coding regions in this window:
- a CDS encoding helix-turn-helix domain-containing protein; protein product: MARWAITQEQLADLLGVSRSAVAHWFSALDSKHKRNPPESVKRQLAEINALWSLYENEPEHLRQAWEARRLRILKASSPPPDGPS